A single region of the Saprospiraceae bacterium genome encodes:
- a CDS encoding FtsX-like permease family protein, with protein MNLLNLSWKNLWYKPLNTSLSVLLFALGVGLISLLFLLQKQLQDNFEKNLAGIDLVVGAKGSPLQLILSSMYHIDAPTGNITLKEARPFLNPKHPLIEKAIPLAMGDSYKGYRIVGTTSDLLSLYGAELASGAVWAKNFEVTLGARVAQDLHLNIGDLFQSSHGFDDNEDLSHADAHAFKVVGILQPTGAVVDQLILTTPQSFWLVHEHEEETNTEEAHEHTEVQPEPGEAEHQEVAHHHDELPKPLLEEDENKDITAILIQFKGRTNFQALNMGRSINENTDLQAATPAIEINRVFAQMDSGERVLRILALVIIIVSALSIFISLYSSLKERKYELALMRVMGAGPGKLFRLIILEGIVLAVLGYLIGILISHGGMEIIAGFMRDSYQYSFSGWQFLNEEWVLLLGTLGIGFIAAIIPAMQASRMAIAETLSQG; from the coding sequence ATGAATTTACTGAACCTTAGTTGGAAAAACCTTTGGTACAAGCCCTTAAACACCAGCTTAAGTGTCCTTCTATTTGCCCTCGGAGTTGGATTGATTTCCCTGCTTTTTTTACTGCAAAAACAACTCCAGGATAATTTTGAAAAAAACCTGGCCGGGATTGATCTCGTGGTTGGAGCCAAAGGTAGTCCCCTACAATTGATTCTGAGCAGTATGTATCATATCGATGCCCCGACCGGCAATATAACGCTCAAGGAGGCCCGCCCGTTTTTAAACCCTAAACATCCCTTGATAGAAAAAGCTATCCCTTTGGCTATGGGCGACAGCTATAAAGGCTATCGGATCGTAGGGACCACCTCCGATTTGCTCAGCCTTTATGGGGCTGAGCTGGCCAGTGGGGCGGTGTGGGCGAAGAACTTCGAAGTCACCCTAGGCGCCAGGGTCGCCCAGGACCTCCATTTGAACATCGGCGATCTTTTTCAAAGTTCCCATGGTTTTGATGACAATGAAGACTTGTCGCATGCAGACGCACATGCCTTTAAGGTCGTTGGCATTTTACAGCCTACTGGCGCCGTTGTAGACCAACTGATCCTGACCACGCCTCAGAGTTTTTGGCTGGTGCATGAGCACGAGGAAGAAACCAACACTGAGGAAGCGCACGAACATACGGAAGTACAACCTGAACCTGGCGAAGCCGAGCACCAAGAAGTAGCCCATCACCACGACGAGCTACCCAAACCCCTCCTGGAAGAAGATGAGAACAAAGATATCACCGCTATCCTGATCCAATTCAAAGGCCGAACCAACTTCCAAGCGCTGAACATGGGCCGCAGTATCAACGAAAACACCGACCTGCAGGCCGCCACGCCTGCCATCGAAATCAACCGTGTTTTTGCTCAAATGGATAGTGGCGAACGCGTACTGCGCATATTGGCGCTCGTTATCATTATCGTCTCTGCTTTGAGTATCTTCATTTCTTTATATTCTTCCCTAAAAGAAAGAAAATACGAATTGGCCCTCATGCGCGTCATGGGCGCCGGCCCAGGAAAGCTTTTCCGGCTTATCATCCTGGAAGGAATAGTCCTGGCTGTCCTAGGTTACCTTATTGGTATTTTGATCAGCCATGGAGGCATGGAGATCATCGCCGGTTTCATGAGAGACTCCTACCAGTATTCCTTTTCCGGTTGGCAATTTCTAAACGAAGAATGGGTACTGCTACTGGGCACATTGGGCATTGGCTTTATCGCTGCCATTATACCTGCCATGCAGGCTTCCCGAATGGCCATTGCAGAGACTTTATCGCAGGGGTGA
- a CDS encoding M1 family metallopeptidase yields the protein MTKLSPHLLYNAIGTFALLLWAGMAIGQNTSNHGNKFEQLGTELPSPNAYRSVDGAPGPEYWQQRADYDIECELNTETQQLVGNELITYYNQSPNNLRYIWLQLDENQHAPDADNHYFDPSRIQSTMDESSLQELEAVKELDKYGHKIKEVSDENGKALKYTVNKTMMRVDLPQVLKPGEKFSFRIKWSYFLVDRINGPDRGRGGYEYFPKEDNYIFTISQWFPRLCVYDDVTGWQNKQFTGRGEFALTFGNYVVKMTVPSDYVVGSTGECLNYSTLLTPAQLQRWEEAKTATEPIEIVTLDEAIKNAKSKKATTKKTWIYKADFVRDFAWTASRKFVWDAMPHFNEDGKRAMCMSYYPKESYPIYSRYSTKAVAHTLKTYSKYSIPYPYPVAISVEASNGMEYPMICFNYGRAEEDGTYTERAKNGAISVIIHEVGHNYFPMIINSDERQWSWMDEGINTFVQFLTEQEFDNNYPARRGPAHMAASYMALPKDQLEPIMTNSENIIGFGANAYMKPATGLNMLRETIMGRELFDYSFKEYCRRWAFKHPTPADFFRTMEDASGVDLDWFWRGWFYSIDPVDISLDEVTWYKADLENDPEKQTRTRTMKEEKPFDHISKIRNRESGMKFPVEEDKALQDFYTTYKPWETEDSVQTMTTHLYAETYSPEEKKELFGDKNYYELKFSNKGGLVMPVILEWTFEDGTTEVERIPVEIWRKNENGFTKVFVKDKVATGIRLDPFRETADIDESNNNWPDIEMPSRFKVFKKHQQEEQLNPMQKAMKKGIKP from the coding sequence ATGACAAAACTATCGCCACATCTCCTGTATAATGCTATTGGTACCTTTGCCCTACTCCTTTGGGCAGGGATGGCCATTGGCCAAAATACGTCCAATCACGGTAACAAGTTCGAACAGCTAGGCACGGAATTGCCTAGCCCCAATGCTTACCGAAGCGTCGATGGGGCTCCTGGGCCAGAATACTGGCAACAAAGGGCTGATTACGACATCGAATGCGAATTGAACACCGAGACCCAACAACTGGTAGGTAATGAACTCATTACATATTACAATCAATCACCCAATAACCTCCGTTATATCTGGTTGCAATTGGATGAAAACCAACATGCTCCCGATGCCGATAATCACTATTTTGATCCCAGCCGAATTCAGTCGACCATGGACGAAAGCTCCTTGCAAGAGCTAGAAGCAGTGAAAGAATTGGATAAATACGGTCATAAAATCAAGGAAGTGAGTGATGAAAATGGGAAAGCACTGAAATATACCGTTAACAAAACCATGATGCGGGTGGATTTGCCGCAGGTACTCAAACCTGGCGAAAAATTTAGCTTCCGCATCAAATGGTCCTATTTTTTGGTAGACCGTATCAACGGACCAGACCGTGGCCGTGGTGGCTATGAGTATTTCCCAAAGGAGGACAATTATATCTTCACCATTTCACAATGGTTTCCTCGGCTTTGTGTCTATGATGACGTAACCGGCTGGCAAAACAAGCAGTTTACTGGTCGGGGAGAGTTTGCCCTCACCTTTGGTAATTATGTGGTTAAAATGACGGTTCCTTCCGACTATGTGGTGGGTTCTACTGGTGAATGTTTGAACTACAGCACCTTGCTTACGCCTGCGCAGCTACAACGCTGGGAAGAGGCAAAAACAGCAACAGAACCTATAGAAATCGTCACCTTGGATGAAGCCATTAAAAATGCCAAAAGCAAAAAAGCAACGACCAAAAAAACATGGATTTACAAGGCCGATTTCGTTCGCGATTTTGCCTGGACGGCCAGTCGGAAATTTGTTTGGGATGCCATGCCGCATTTTAATGAAGATGGCAAAAGAGCCATGTGTATGAGTTACTATCCCAAAGAATCCTATCCTATTTATAGCCGCTACTCGACCAAAGCCGTCGCACATACCCTGAAGACTTATTCTAAGTACTCTATTCCTTATCCTTATCCGGTAGCAATCTCCGTTGAAGCTTCCAATGGCATGGAATATCCCATGATCTGCTTCAATTATGGTCGGGCTGAAGAAGACGGCACCTACACCGAAAGGGCTAAAAATGGAGCGATTTCCGTTATCATCCATGAGGTAGGGCACAACTACTTCCCGATGATTATCAATAGCGACGAACGCCAATGGAGTTGGATGGATGAAGGCATCAATACCTTTGTACAATTCCTCACCGAACAAGAATTTGACAACAACTACCCTGCTCGTCGCGGCCCAGCCCACATGGCAGCCTCCTACATGGCTCTCCCCAAGGACCAATTGGAGCCGATCATGACCAATAGCGAAAATATCATCGGATTTGGCGCCAATGCTTATATGAAACCAGCAACCGGCCTCAATATGCTACGCGAAACCATCATGGGCCGCGAACTATTCGACTATTCCTTCAAAGAATATTGCCGCCGTTGGGCTTTCAAACACCCTACGCCTGCTGACTTTTTCCGCACCATGGAAGATGCCAGCGGCGTTGACCTGGATTGGTTCTGGCGCGGATGGTTTTATAGCATTGATCCCGTCGATATTTCATTGGATGAGGTCACCTGGTACAAAGCAGATTTGGAAAATGACCCTGAAAAACAGACCCGAACACGCACAATGAAAGAAGAGAAGCCATTTGATCACATCTCCAAAATACGCAATCGCGAATCTGGTATGAAGTTCCCCGTAGAGGAAGATAAGGCGCTACAGGATTTCTACACGACCTATAAACCATGGGAAACGGAAGATTCGGTTCAAACCATGACGACTCACCTCTATGCAGAAACCTATTCTCCGGAGGAGAAAAAGGAATTGTTCGGCGATAAGAACTATTACGAATTAAAGTTCAGCAATAAAGGAGGGCTCGTTATGCCGGTAATCCTGGAATGGACCTTCGAAGATGGAACGACCGAAGTGGAACGCATCCCCGTCGAAATTTGGCGAAAAAATGAAAATGGATTCACCAAGGTGTTTGTCAAGGATAAGGTGGCGACAGGCATCCGCCTGGACCCCTTCCGCGAAACGGCCGACATCGACGAAAGCAATAACAATTGGCCCGATATTGAAATGCCTAGTCGATTCAAGGTGTTTAAAAAACACCAACAGGAGGAACAATTAAATCCGATGCAGAAGGCAATGAAGAAGGGCATAAAGCCTTAA
- a CDS encoding histidine kinase → MKINLPYLRDRRRAIFITILIGILIFIINVGILVAEDVMEENPIQWTLYLINEGTGALVGLMLVPFLFYFFHRFPLDTKRLFPNAQFYLLASLVYGVVFTSLMYSFRVPLYQYADFSIRNSFNHLPYRYLMEYFKQFSFFWLIYIVYRFIMEHYKRKEETLKAAELEQLLVKAELEALKMRLNPHFFFNTLNTISSLIYDDPQKADQLITHLGNFFRKVLNTETRSFHSIKDEIALTKQYVEIMKGRFEEKLVVDFNIAPDVAELPIPILLFQPLVENAIQYSMGQYNHCHATVAIEKTADRLICVVEDKGPGISAERLANPFGIGLNTVLSRLERLYHHQHQFSFSNQATGGLRIEIQFPIND, encoded by the coding sequence TTGAAAATAAATTTACCCTATTTGAGGGACCGAAGGCGGGCCATTTTCATTACCATTTTGATAGGTATCTTGATTTTCATCATCAATGTTGGCATCCTTGTCGCAGAAGATGTCATGGAAGAAAATCCAATTCAATGGACACTATACCTTATAAATGAAGGAACAGGCGCACTAGTAGGCTTAATGCTAGTGCCCTTTTTATTTTATTTTTTCCACCGGTTCCCGTTGGACACTAAGCGCCTTTTTCCAAACGCCCAATTCTATTTATTGGCAAGTTTGGTTTATGGTGTAGTATTTACCAGTTTGATGTACAGCTTTCGCGTTCCTTTATATCAGTATGCGGATTTTTCTATCAGAAACAGTTTTAACCATCTCCCCTACCGTTACCTGATGGAATATTTCAAACAATTTTCTTTTTTTTGGCTCATTTATATTGTTTATCGCTTTATCATGGAGCACTATAAAAGGAAAGAAGAAACCCTTAAAGCGGCAGAGTTGGAGCAGTTATTGGTGAAAGCTGAATTGGAGGCCTTAAAAATGCGACTCAATCCTCATTTTTTCTTTAATACCTTAAATACCATATCCTCTCTAATATATGATGATCCCCAAAAAGCAGATCAGCTCATTACACATCTAGGGAATTTTTTCAGGAAGGTATTGAATACCGAAACTCGTTCCTTTCATAGCATAAAGGATGAAATTGCCTTGACCAAACAATATGTCGAGATTATGAAAGGTCGATTTGAAGAAAAATTAGTGGTAGATTTCAATATCGCTCCGGATGTAGCGGAGCTCCCCATTCCCATCTTGTTGTTTCAGCCCCTCGTAGAAAACGCCATTCAATACAGCATGGGGCAATACAATCATTGCCATGCCACTGTTGCGATCGAAAAAACAGCAGATCGCTTGATCTGTGTCGTTGAAGACAAAGGGCCAGGAATTTCTGCTGAACGACTTGCTAATCCATTCGGCATCGGCTTAAATACGGTCCTTAGCCGTCTGGAACGCCTTTATCATCATCAACATCAATTTTCCTTTAGTAATCAAGCAACTGGTGGCCTGCGAATTGAAATTCAATTTCCAATCAATGACTAA
- a CDS encoding LytTR family DNA-binding domain-containing protein, whose product MTKKVYHILIVDDEAPARRRVLKMLNEYGLPFTYEEAENGLSAIQKIKNNSYDWILLDIQMPHFTGMEVIREVGIELMPPVIFLTAYDAFAIQAFEVHAVDYLLKPFDFPRFEQALDRLIAALNQTELTAGSLEKVIAGFPNPVAYKTHLWVNKNGSYLPLPVAEIAAFGVDSNYADCLFQGKTYLLRETLQHLEEILDPQYFRRTHRSWIVNLNFIKAVYSKSHGDCTIRLLDERTIPLSRRYRKNLIG is encoded by the coding sequence ATGACTAAAAAAGTATATCATATCCTGATTGTCGATGATGAAGCACCTGCACGTAGACGGGTGTTAAAAATGTTGAATGAATATGGACTTCCCTTTACCTATGAAGAGGCAGAAAATGGGCTTTCAGCTATTCAAAAAATCAAAAACAATTCCTATGATTGGATACTACTGGACATCCAAATGCCCCATTTTACGGGGATGGAAGTAATCAGGGAGGTCGGAATAGAATTAATGCCTCCTGTTATTTTTTTAACAGCATATGATGCATTTGCCATTCAGGCTTTTGAGGTTCATGCCGTGGATTATTTGTTAAAACCATTTGATTTTCCGCGATTCGAGCAAGCCTTAGACCGACTTATAGCGGCACTAAACCAAACCGAATTGACTGCCGGTTCTTTGGAAAAGGTAATAGCGGGTTTTCCAAATCCTGTCGCCTACAAAACACACCTCTGGGTCAATAAAAATGGCAGCTATCTGCCTCTACCCGTCGCAGAAATCGCCGCTTTTGGGGTAGACAGCAATTATGCCGATTGCCTTTTTCAAGGCAAAACCTATTTATTAAGAGAAACCTTGCAACACCTCGAAGAAATCTTAGACCCGCAATATTTTAGACGGACCCACCGCAGTTGGATCGTCAATTTAAATTTTATTAAAGCCGTTTATTCCAAATCTCATGGCGATTGTACCATCCGCTTGCTCGATGAACGGACGATACCTTTAAGTAGGCGCTATCGGAAAAATTTAATCGGGTAA